TTTGTATCGACAAACAAATAAATAGCCGTGCAGTAGTGCCACGTTTCCTCATTACTTTGAAACAATCCCTGTAGATGATGGTCTAATTCCTCAAAAATTTCTGCAGGCTTATTCCCCTTTAAAATCAATCGTTGAAACAAAGATTGTAATGACATGGTGATTAAAGCTGATGAAATACCATGACCCATCACATCTAATATCATAATGCCGTATTTCTCAGGACTAATTTGATAGAAACCGTACATATCTCCAGATAACTCGCTAGATGCCTTGTAGTACGCATCTATTACGATTTCATTTTGTACAATAGGCTCCGTTAACGAAGTTTCTTGTATGTTTCTCGCTAAACGTAATTCTTTTTCAGTATCTATTTTAAACTTCATATTCTCTTCATTTAAATCGATTAATTCTGCTTGTTTAACTTCTAGTTCATCGAGTGTATCTTCAAGGTCTTGATTGGCTTTTCTTTTTGCAGCTAATGCTGACTCTGTTCTTTTCTTTGCAATCAATAATTCATTTTCAAATTCGCTTCTTTTTTGAATGGGAACGATAATGCAATCGATTGAATCATGATTTGATCTATATACCGCATTAATTAGTACTGGTATTTCCTCACTGTTATGCGCTTCTAAAGAGATGTACATTTCTTCAACTGGTCTTTCAGCTTTAATTAACGGAACAAAATAAAGCTGATAAAACATGCGAGCAGGAACGGTGAGTATAAGATTAATATTTTCACCTATTAATTGATTTGTTTCATACCCTAGCAAATTCAATAATGTTTGATTCATGGAAAGGATTTTTCCTTGCATTGATAATGTCAAAAATCCACATGGTGCATGATCTAATTGCTCATCCATTATGTCGCATTACCAGTCTTTAGATGTCTAGGCTTATCGATTCTTTCTTGCAAATACTCACGAATTAATTCAGTGGTCTCTTCAGGAAAACTCATATGCGGACAATGCCCCGTAGCATTCATCTGTCTATATGTGCTCAGAGGTAAATGTTGGTGAAGGTATTTCCCAACATTTTCTGGAGCGATCACATCTTCAGAGCATTGTAAAATAAGAGATGGGATGGATACATTCGGTAAATCCTCACGATTGTCAGCAAAGAACGCTGTTTTTGCAAATTGAAGAGCAATAACCGGATCTGTTGAACAGAATCGATCTTCTAACTCGTTAGCAAGCTCAGGGCGTTCGGCATTTCCCATTACTGTCGATGCGAACACATTCGCCCAGCCAATATAATTTTTCTCCATTAAATCTATTAAACCTAGAAGTTCTTCTTTTTCAAAGCCACCAAAGTAATTCGGTGGAACATTTAAATAACAAGGTGAAGGTCCAATCATAATCAGGTTTGAAAATGTTTCAGGTTTTTTTAAAGATGCTAACATTCCGATTGTACAACCGACAGAATGACCAACGAACACAGCATCTTTAATGTCTAAGGCTTCACATACGTCAAGAACGTCTTGAGCATAGCCTTCCAAGGAGCTATATCTCTCTTCGTCATATGCATTTACATCAGATTCCCCTAAACCAACATAATCAAATAAGATGACTTGATAGTCTTCAAGGAAAGAATCTGTTACATACTTCCAAACGTTTTGATCGCACCCAAATCCCGGTGCAAAAATCATAGGAATTTCACCTTTACCTTTAATTTTCACATTGTTTCGTTTCATTATAGTCTTGTCCATAACCTAGCTCCTTTCACTATAAATAATATTTCTTCTTATATAGCTTAGTAGAGAATGGTAAATTCAAATCATCATCAATGCTGTGTCAATATGTTGAAGAAACATTGGTCTTAGCGAAAACACGGGATATGAACTTCCATGTCAATCAT
This Pseudalkalibacillus berkeleyi DNA region includes the following protein-coding sequences:
- a CDS encoding alpha/beta fold hydrolase, with product MDKTIMKRNNVKIKGKGEIPMIFAPGFGCDQNVWKYVTDSFLEDYQVILFDYVGLGESDVNAYDEERYSSLEGYAQDVLDVCEALDIKDAVFVGHSVGCTIGMLASLKKPETFSNLIMIGPSPCYLNVPPNYFGGFEKEELLGLIDLMEKNYIGWANVFASTVMGNAERPELANELEDRFCSTDPVIALQFAKTAFFADNREDLPNVSIPSLILQCSEDVIAPENVGKYLHQHLPLSTYRQMNATGHCPHMSFPEETTELIREYLQERIDKPRHLKTGNAT
- a CDS encoding SpoIIE family protein phosphatase is translated as MDEQLDHAPCGFLTLSMQGKILSMNQTLLNLLGYETNQLIGENINLILTVPARMFYQLYFVPLIKAERPVEEMYISLEAHNSEEIPVLINAVYRSNHDSIDCIIVPIQKRSEFENELLIAKKRTESALAAKRKANQDLEDTLDELEVKQAELIDLNEENMKFKIDTEKELRLARNIQETSLTEPIVQNEIVIDAYYKASSELSGDMYGFYQISPEKYGIMILDVMGHGISSALITMSLQSLFQRLILKGNKPAEIFEELDHHLQGLFQSNEETWHYCTAIYLFVDTNQQTVEYINAGHPPGIWQDHEGVQFELPYTNPPLGSFSGQTYKAERFSYNKGGRLLLYTDGVMDPFESHKLSSLFKKHPFDEFSLFKGKLLQLIKDEENGYHKNDDKCFILIDLIGRLS